Proteins co-encoded in one Natronorubrum daqingense genomic window:
- a CDS encoding helix-turn-helix transcriptional regulator gives MVGIRLREIISRRDVDLASNSLLAESTTDSKASARSPTDDQQPYEQYLSPETPVELLSDKGEVVRLLVANHGRIRQHQIAEETGWSKSKVSRICSQMHTDGTIEKTSVGRENVITLADQSPDSESHTGDPTSPLQ, from the coding sequence TTGGTTGGCATACGCCTGCGCGAAATCATTTCGAGACGCGACGTCGATCTCGCGTCGAATTCGCTGCTCGCGGAGTCAACCACCGATTCAAAAGCCAGCGCACGCTCACCCACCGACGACCAACAACCCTACGAACAGTACCTCTCGCCGGAGACGCCGGTCGAGCTCTTGAGCGACAAGGGAGAAGTGGTTCGCCTGCTCGTCGCGAACCACGGTCGCATTCGACAACATCAGATCGCAGAAGAAACCGGCTGGTCGAAATCGAAGGTCAGTCGTATCTGCTCACAGATGCACACTGACGGCACGATCGAGAAGACATCGGTCGGCCGAGAGAACGTCATTACCCTGGCCGATCAATCGCCAGACTCGGAGTCACACACCGGGGATCCGACGAGTCCACTTCAGTAA